The Sulfurospirillum sp. UCH001 genome segment TGTGGCAGAAGTCTCTTCGATGATAGAAACCATTAAGGATATCACCGATAAAACCAATCTTCTCTCTTTAAATGCTGCGGTTGAAGCCAGTCGTGCAGGAGAACAGGGGCGAGGATTTGCGGTAGTGGCAGAAGAGGTGAGAAAACTTGCAGATATGACCGATAAAGCAACCGTTCGCATTGAAGCGATAGTCAATAACATCAATGGAAATGTCAATGAAGCGCTTTCTAGTATGCAAAATGTTAACAATACAGTCGATAAAGGCATTGAAATTTCAACACATTCATTACAAACAATTGATGCTATTTTAGTGGATCAAAAAGAGGTTATCTTAGAGATGAAAGAGGATGTGTATAAAATTTACGAAGACTCCAAAAATACAATGATGCATGCCAATGCCATTAGCAGTGAAGTCAGTGAGTTAACACACCTTAATCATCAAGTCAAAACCATCTCAGATAGCGTGACACACCATGTTAATTCACTGAGCAAAACTGTAGGGCAGTTTAAAACTTCATGATTTTGTTTTGCTATTCAATTGTCTTTAAAGCCAATCGCATTATAATAAGTAAAAATTCTATTAAGGGTCATTTATGAGTTCTTGGACGCGCGCATCATGGAGAGAAAAACCAATCAAGCAACAACCAACTTATACGAACCAAGAGTTGTTGAAAAATGTTGAGCAAGAACTCAGCAAATATCCACCGTTAGTTTTTGCTGGAGAAGTGCGTCAACTTAAAGCATCGTTAGCAGATGTTGTACACGGTAAAGCTTTCTTGCTTCAGGGTGGTGATTGTGCTGAGAGCTTTAGTGAGTTTAACGCTGTCAATATTCGCGATATGTTTAAAGTCATGCTTCAAATGGCTGTTGTTTTAACATTCGCTGGTGGTTGTCCTATCGTTAAAGTAGGACGTCTTGCTGGTCAGTTTGCAAAACCTCGCTCATCTGACTATGAAGAGTTAAATGGTGTAAAACTTCCGAGCTATCGTGGTGACATCATTAATGATATTGACTTTACAGAAGACGCAAGGGTTCCAAATCCAAAGCGAATGCTCAAAGCCTATAACCAATCAGCAGCAACAATGAACCTCCTTAGAGCGTTTTCACGTGGTGGTTTGGCAGACTTGCACCAAGTTCACAAATGGACACTTGGCTTTGTAAAAGAGAGTCCATTGGGCGACCGTTATGAACACCTTTGTGAGCGTATCTCTGAAACATTGGCATTTATGGAAGCGTGCGGCATTACTTCTGCTAATACACCAAATATCAATGAAACAGTCGTTTACACATCACACGAAGCACTTCTTTTGAACTATGAAGAGGCACTTACTCGCCAAGATAGTTTAACCAATGACTGGTACGACTGTTCAGCGCACATGCTCTGGATAGGTGATCGTACACGTGATGTCGATGATGCGCACGTAGAATTCCTTTCAGGGGTTAAAAATCCTATTGGCATCAAAGCTGGACCAACTATGACCGCTGAGAGCTTGATGAAACTCATAAACAAACTCAATCCTGAAAATGAAGCAGGTCGTCTAAACATCATCGTTCGCATGGGTGCAGATAAAATTGAAAAAGAGTTCCCAAAACTCGTTCGTGCAGTTAAAGAAGCGGGTGCAAATGTTTTATGGAGTATTGACCCAATGCATGGCAATACCATCAAAGCTTCTAACAACTATAAAACACGTTCATTTGATGAAGTACTTCGTGAAGTTAAAGGATTCTTTAAAGTTCATGAACAAGAAGGTACCTTCCCTGGTGGTGTTCACTTAGAGATGACTGGTCAAGATGTCACTGAGTGCATCGGTGGTGCACAAGAAATTACAGAAGAAAACCTTGCATG includes the following:
- a CDS encoding class II 3-deoxy-7-phosphoheptulonate synthase — encoded protein: MSSWTRASWREKPIKQQPTYTNQELLKNVEQELSKYPPLVFAGEVRQLKASLADVVHGKAFLLQGGDCAESFSEFNAVNIRDMFKVMLQMAVVLTFAGGCPIVKVGRLAGQFAKPRSSDYEELNGVKLPSYRGDIINDIDFTEDARVPNPKRMLKAYNQSAATMNLLRAFSRGGLADLHQVHKWTLGFVKESPLGDRYEHLCERISETLAFMEACGITSANTPNINETVVYTSHEALLLNYEEALTRQDSLTNDWYDCSAHMLWIGDRTRDVDDAHVEFLSGVKNPIGIKAGPTMTAESLMKLINKLNPENEAGRLNIIVRMGADKIEKEFPKLVRAVKEAGANVLWSIDPMHGNTIKASNNYKTRSFDEVLREVKGFFKVHEQEGTFPGGVHLEMTGQDVTECIGGAQEITEENLACRYHTQCDPRLNANQALELAFLIADSLKAARQRFLAH